In Notolabrus celidotus isolate fNotCel1 chromosome 22, fNotCel1.pri, whole genome shotgun sequence, one genomic interval encodes:
- the nsd2 gene encoding histone-lysine N-methyltransferase NSD2 isoform X2: MDSKGSSLPSMPEPANPISMKQPPECLSVRKGGGDMSSDPTLLLDKAAAQLAATVQDGVLQKMAGHSHNNHSHERLKDLTSRVLNGDQDTLPKLCPPEAPMLKGAEAPATNGTHQHNCSPHTEAELKVTIPQVVKQPLFEPSFANGTSFVTTTEETICGPEERQDVKKRRGRPHKPKPQPNLGSSAIPVDPLDHTNAVDETEGEEEPDLIPELVDEAAGELADEAAGELADEATVELEDEAAVEMTNEAAVEQMDEAAVEQVDEAAVERVDEAAVEQVDDVAIELADEATVEQVDEVAVEPVDEAEELPLHICFSVGDLVWTKVSGYPWWPCMVTTDPECNNHFKQKAANSRLGLLYHVQYFGDAPERGYIFEKNMVSFTGEDQYQELSQGNKQLASRVIHKKTAPSVPRKLKAQWNMGIIQAKEALSMSLDERMANFAFLYDDNGPHLNPRILEKLKPEPSEEQAQETMSRLSPDLPFLLADPSDDPAAPTQSTDSTSSEEAAEAPRKEVQTGGWQKRGKIHVNGVLSQQQLNTDSPEVVLHQQTDSKDPASCTPDIQPESVIPPKKKRRARQAQSTTKTVRRRKKSATDSTSDPMKKRKSKPVSSTDDVSEPVSLLVSVPVVKKRRRRRTPEEMQRDAAAKRAQKSTKRPLPEDTPDQGQQPKRRRRTSKTAEKEPAASEVTVKKRRRRTKAEIAAEEIKKQGKRSKTLLTDDQGAEKPKRRRKRKQDGESQAPPTKAKKRRSSLCPDPEGSGSEERPDSPSDSLDGTKKGERKKEFVCQTCEQAGEDLVPCEGQCNGMFHLQCLGVSFMPEDKLRCQECSSGIHSCFTCKQSDGTVRRCHVPHCGKFYHEACISPNPLTVFDNKGFRCPLHACLSCHYGSRTKNRSTKGRLMRCLRCPVAYHIGDQCVAAGSEMVSNTAFICTNHFHAKKGYSHHSHVNVSWCFVCSKGGQLLCCESCPAAFHPDCLNIAMPDGSWFCNDCRAGKKPKYRDIIWVKLGTYRWWPAEIHHPRSIPTNIQHLRHEIGEFPVFFFGSKDYFWTHQGRVFPYMEGDRGSKHQRTGIGKVFKNALLEAEARFKEIKIKREAKEAQEYSRKPPPYKFIKVNKPVGRVQVYTADISEIPKCNCKPSVERPCGFESECLNRMLQYECHPEVCPSGARCCNQDFTKRLYPETKIIKTPGKGWGLIALRDIKKGEFVNEYIGELVDEEECRARIKYAHENNITDFYMLTIDKDRIIDAGPKGNYSRFMNHSCQPNCETQKWTVNGDTRVGLFAVCDIPAGTELTFNYNLDCLGNEKTVCRCGAPNCSGFLGDRPKNSNGQTADPKGKRMKRKYKRRKSEGKKSDDECFRCGDGGQLVLCNKKACTKAYHLSCLNLTKRPFGRWDCPWHHCDVCGKNSEAFCQLCPNSFCKAHQEGALRPWPPTGQLCCQEHEELEGTDTRDQAEPTAAITTISGRSSKGSKKGGAGEAKTKGSRRKAAEA, encoded by the exons ATGGACAGTAAAGGTAGCTCCCTGCCTTCAATGCCTGAACCAGCCAACCCGATCAGCATGAAGCAGCCTCCGGAGTGCCTCAGTGTACGCAAAGGTGGGGGGGATATGAGCAGTGATCCGACTCTCCTATTGGACAAAGCTGCTGCCCAGTTAGCCGCCACAGTGCAAGACGGTGTCCTTCAGAAGATGGCTGGCCACAGTCACAACAACCACAGCCACGAGAGGCTGAAAGACCTCACCTCCCGGGTGCTAAACGGGGACCAGGACACTTTGCCGAAGCTGTGTCCTCCAGAGGCACCGATGCTGAAGGGTGCCGAAGCGCCCGCTACGAATGGCACACATCAGCACAACTGCAGCCCTCACACTGAAGCCGAACTGAAGGTGACGATACCCCAGGTGGTCAAGCAGCCGCTGTTTGAGCCCAGCTTTGCCAACGGGACCAGCTTTGTTACCACCACAGAGGAGACTATATGTGGACCCGAGGAGAGACAGGATGTGAAGAAAAGGAGGGGAAGACCTCACAAACCAAAACCTCAACCAAACCTTGGTTCCTCTGCCATCCCTGTAGACCCACTCGACCACACAAATGCTGTAGATGAAACTGAAGGGGAAGAAGAG CCTGATCTCATCCCGGAGTTGGTGGATGAGGCCGCTGGAGAGCTAGCGGATGAGGCCGCTGGAGAGCTAGCGGATGAGGCCACCGTAGAGCTGGAGGATGAGGCTGCTGTAGAGATGACGAATGAGGCCGCTGTAGAGCAGATGGATGAGGCGGCTGTAGAGCAGGTGGATGAGGCGGCTGTAGAGCGGGTGGATGAGGCCGCCGTAGAGCAAGTGGATGATGTCGCCATAGAGCTGGCGGATGAAGCCACCGTAGAGCAGGTGGATGAGGTGGCTGTAGAGCCAGTAGATGAGGCCGAAGAGCTGCCTCTGCACATTTGTTTTTCCGTCGGGGATTTGGTCTGGACGAAGGTATCCGGGTATCCCTGGTGGCCTTGCATGGTGACCACAGACCCAGAATGCAACAACCACTTCAAACAGAAAG cAGCCAACAGCAGACTGGGCCTCCTTTACCATGTGCAGTATTTCGGAGACGCTCCAGAGAGAGGCTACATCTTCGAGAAGAATATGGTGTCCTTCACTGGGGAGGATCAATATCAGGAGCTGAGCCAAGGCAACAAACAGCTGGCCTCCCGCGTAATCCACAAAAAG ACGGCTCCCTCTGTGCCCCGCAAACTGAAGGCTCAGTGGAACATGGGCATCATTCAGGCCAAGGAGGCCCTCAGCATGTCACTGGACGAGCGCATGGCAAACTTTGCATTTCTGTACGATGACAACGGGCCTCATCTCAACCCCCGTATCCTGGAGAAGTTAAAACCGGAACCAAGTGAAGAGCAAGCTCAGGAAACGATGTCCAGGCTCAGCCCAGATCTCCCCTTCCTGCTGGCTGACCCTTCTGACGATCCCGCGGCCCCAACTCAGTCCACAGACAGCACTTCATCGGAGGAAGCGGCAGAGGCACCCAGGAAGGAAGTCCAGACGGGAGGATGGCAGAAAAGGGGCAAAATCCATGTGAATGGAGTCCTCTCACAACAGCAATTAAACACAGATTCTCCTGAAGTGGTGCTTCATCAGCAGACAGACTCAAAG GATCCAGCCTCTTGCACACCAGATATTCAGCCTGAATCGGTGATACCtccgaagaagaagaggagagccaGACAAGCTCAGTCTACCACAAAGACCGtgaggagaaggaagaagagtGCAACGGACAGCACCTCGGATCCCATGAAGAAAAGGAAATCCAAGCCGGTTTCTTCGACAGATGATGTTTCCGAGCCAGTCTCACTTCTAGTTTCAGTTCCAG TTGTGAAGAAAAGGCGCAGGAGAAGGACTCCAGAAGAGATGCAGCGTGATGCTGCGG ccaaAAGAGCGCAGAAGTCCACTAAAAGGCCGTTACCAGAGGATACACCCGACCAGGGTCAGCAGCCGAAAAGGAGGCGTAGAACGAGCAAGACTGCTGAGAAAGAG CCTGCAGCGTCAGAGGTAACAGTGAAAAAGAGGAGACGAAGGACGAAAGCCGAGATAGCTGCAGAAGAAATCAAGAAGCAAGGGAAGAGGTCAAAGACTCTCCTCACAG ATGACCAAGGCGCTGAGAAACCAAAGCGTaggaggaaaaggaaacaggatGGAGAGAGCCAGGCCCCGCCCACCAAGGCGAAGAAGAGGCGGTCCTCCCTGTGTCCTGACCCTGAG GGTTCTGGGAGTGAGGAACGTCCTGATTCTCCAAGCGACAGCTTAGACGGGACGAAAAAGGGAGAGCGGAAGAAAGAGTTTGTCTGCCAG ACATGTGAGCAGGCTGGTGAGGACTTGGTCCCCTGTGAAGGCCAGTGCAATGGCATGTTTCATCTCCAATGCCTCGGCGTCTCTTTCATGCCTGAAGACAAGCTGCGGTGTCAGGAGTGCAGCTCAG GAATTCACTCGTGTTTCACCTGCAAGCAGTCAGACGGCACGGTGCGGCGCTGCCACGTTCCACACTGCGGCAAGTTTTACCACGAGGCGTGTATCAGCCCGAACCCGCTCACTGTGTTCGACAACAAGGGCTTCCGTTGCCCGCTTCACGCCTGCCTGAGCTGCCACTACGGCTCCCGCACCAAGAACAGGTCCACTAAAG GAAGGTTGATGCGTTGCCTCCGCTGCCCGGTGGCGTACCACATCGGTGACCAGTGTGTGGCTGCAGGCAGTGAGATGGTCTCGAACACCGCCTTTATCTGCACCAACCACTTCCACGCCAAGAAGGGCTACAGCCACCACAGTCACGTCAACGTCAGCTGGTGCTTCGTCTGCTCCAAAG GAGGACAGCTGCTGTGCTGCGAGTCCTGTCCAGCAGCTTTTCACCCTGACTGCTTGAACATCGCTATGCCTGATGGGAGCTGGTTCTGCAACGACTGTCGGGCGGGAAAGAAACCCAAATACAGAGACATCATCTGGGTCAAACTGGGAACATACAG ATGGTGGCCTGCAGAGATCCACCACCCCAGAAGCATCCCCACCAACATCCAGCACCTTCGACATGAGATCGGAGAGTTCCCAGTGTTCTTCTTCGGCTCCAAAGACTACTTCTGGACCCACCAGGGCCGAGTGTTTCCGTACATGGAGGGAGACAGGGGCAGCAAGCACCAGAGGACCGGCATCGGCAAAGTCTTCAAGAATG CTCTGTTGGAGGCTGAAGCTCGGTTCAAGGAGATCAAAATCAAACGAGAGGCCAAGGAAGCACAAGAATACAGCCGGAAACCACCTCCATATAAATTCATCAAG GTCAACAAACCTGTCGGCAGAGTCCAGGTCTACACCGCTGACATCTCCGAGATCCCCAAGTGTAACTGCAAGCCGTCAGTGGAGAGGCCGTGCGGGTTCGAGTCCGAATGTCTGAACCGCATGCTGCAGTACGAGTGTCACCCTGAGGTGTGTCCCAGCGGGGCGCGCTGCTGCAACCAGGACTTCACCAAGCGTCTCTACCCGGAGACTAAGATCATCAAGACTCCTGGAAAGGGGTGGGGCCTGATCGCTCTCAGGGACATCAAGAAG ggTGAGTTTGTGAACGAGTACATCGGTGAGCTAGTCGACGAGGAGGAGTGTCGGGCGAGGATCAAGTACGCCCATGAAAACAACATCACAGACTTCTACATGCTCACTATCGACAAG GACCGGATCATTGACGCCGGTCCGAAGGGAAACTACTCTCGCTTCATGAATCACAGCTGCCAGCCGAACTGTGAGACGCAGAAGTGGACGGTGAACGGAGACACGCGAGTCGGCCTGTTTGCAGTCTGCGACATCCCCGCAG GTACCGAGCTGACCTTTAATTATAACCTGGATTGCCTCGGGAATGAGAAGACTGTGTGTCGCTGCGGCGCCCCAAACTGCAGCGGCTTTCTTGGTGATCGGCCGAAG AACTCTAATGGCCAAACAGCCGATCCAAAagggaagaggatgaagagaaagTATAAGAGGAGAAAATCTGAGGGGAAGAAGTCTGACGACGAGTGTTTCCGCTGCGGAGACGGAGGGCAGCTGGTGCTCTGTAACAAGAAGGCCTGCACTAAAGCTTATCACCTGTCCTGCTTGAACCTCACCAAGAGACCCTTCG GCCGCTGGGACTGCCCCTGGCACCACTGTGACGTCTGTGGGAAGAACTCCGAGGCCTTCTGCCAGCTCTGCCCCAACTCCTTCTGCAAGGCCCACCAAGAGGGGGCACTGCGTCCCTGGCCTCCCACGGGCCAGCTGTGCTGTCAGGAGCACGAGGAGCTGGAGGGAACCGACACCCGCGATCAGGCGGAGCCGACAGCCGCCATCACTACCATCTCCGGCCGTTCCTCTAAAGGCTCGAAGAAGGGTGGAGCAGGAGAGGCCAAAACAAAGGGCTCCAGGAGGAAAGCTGCAGAGGCCTaa
- the nsd2 gene encoding histone-lysine N-methyltransferase NSD2 isoform X1, with product MDSKGSSLPSMPEPANPISMKQPPECLSVRKGGGDMSSDPTLLLDKAAAQLAATVQDGVLQKMAGHSHNNHSHERLKDLTSRVLNGDQDTLPKLCPPEAPMLKGAEAPATNGTHQHNCSPHTEAELKVTIPQVVKQPLFEPSFANGTSFVTTTEETICGPEERQDVKKRRGRPHKPKPQPNLGSSAIPVDPLDHTNAVDETEGEEEPDLIPELVDEAAGELADEAAGELADEATVELEDEAAVEMTNEAAVEQMDEAAVEQVDEAAVERVDEAAVEQVDDVAIELADEATVEQVDEVAVEPVDEAEELPLHICFSVGDLVWTKVSGYPWWPCMVTTDPECNNHFKQKAANSRLGLLYHVQYFGDAPERGYIFEKNMVSFTGEDQYQELSQGNKQLASRVIHKKTAPSVPRKLKAQWNMGIIQAKEALSMSLDERMANFAFLYDDNGPHLNPRILEKLKPEPSEEQAQETMSRLSPDLPFLLADPSDDPAAPTQSTDSTSSEEAAEAPRKEVQTGGWQKRGKIHVNGVLSQQQLNTDSPEVVLHQQTDSKDPASCTPDIQPESVIPPKKKRRARQAQSTTKTVRRRKKSATDSTSDPMKKRKSKPVSSTDDVSEPVSLLVSVPVVKKRRRRRTPEEMQRDAAAKRAQKSTKRPLPEDTPDQGQQPKRRRRTSKTAEKEPAASEVTVKKRRRRTKAEIAAEEIKKQGKRSKTLLTDDQGAEKPKRRRKRKQDGESQAPPTKAKKRRSSLCPDPEGSGSEERPDSPSDSLDGTKKGERKKEFVCQTCEQAGEDLVPCEGQCNGMFHLQCLGVSFMPEDKLRCQECSSGIHSCFTCKQSDGTVRRCHVPHCGKFYHEACISPNPLTVFDNKGFRCPLHACLSCHYGSRTKNRSTKGRLMRCLRCPVAYHIGDQCVAAGSEMVSNTAFICTNHFHAKKGYSHHSHVNVSWCFVCSKGGQLLCCESCPAAFHPDCLNIAMPDGSWFCNDCRAGKKPKYRDIIWVKLGTYRWWPAEIHHPRSIPTNIQHLRHEIGEFPVFFFGSKDYFWTHQGRVFPYMEGDRGSKHQRTGIGKVFKNALLEAEARFKEIKIKREAKEAQEYSRKPPPYKFIKVNKPVGRVQVYTADISEIPKCNCKPSVERPCGFESECLNRMLQYECHPEVCPSGARCCNQDFTKRLYPETKIIKTPGKGWGLIALRDIKKGEFVNEYIGELVDEEECRARIKYAHENNITDFYMLTIDKDRIIDAGPKGNYSRFMNHSCQPNCETQKWTVNGDTRVGLFAVCDIPAGTELTFNYNLDCLGNEKTVCRCGAPNCSGFLGDRPKQNSNGQTADPKGKRMKRKYKRRKSEGKKSDDECFRCGDGGQLVLCNKKACTKAYHLSCLNLTKRPFGRWDCPWHHCDVCGKNSEAFCQLCPNSFCKAHQEGALRPWPPTGQLCCQEHEELEGTDTRDQAEPTAAITTISGRSSKGSKKGGAGEAKTKGSRRKAAEA from the exons ATGGACAGTAAAGGTAGCTCCCTGCCTTCAATGCCTGAACCAGCCAACCCGATCAGCATGAAGCAGCCTCCGGAGTGCCTCAGTGTACGCAAAGGTGGGGGGGATATGAGCAGTGATCCGACTCTCCTATTGGACAAAGCTGCTGCCCAGTTAGCCGCCACAGTGCAAGACGGTGTCCTTCAGAAGATGGCTGGCCACAGTCACAACAACCACAGCCACGAGAGGCTGAAAGACCTCACCTCCCGGGTGCTAAACGGGGACCAGGACACTTTGCCGAAGCTGTGTCCTCCAGAGGCACCGATGCTGAAGGGTGCCGAAGCGCCCGCTACGAATGGCACACATCAGCACAACTGCAGCCCTCACACTGAAGCCGAACTGAAGGTGACGATACCCCAGGTGGTCAAGCAGCCGCTGTTTGAGCCCAGCTTTGCCAACGGGACCAGCTTTGTTACCACCACAGAGGAGACTATATGTGGACCCGAGGAGAGACAGGATGTGAAGAAAAGGAGGGGAAGACCTCACAAACCAAAACCTCAACCAAACCTTGGTTCCTCTGCCATCCCTGTAGACCCACTCGACCACACAAATGCTGTAGATGAAACTGAAGGGGAAGAAGAG CCTGATCTCATCCCGGAGTTGGTGGATGAGGCCGCTGGAGAGCTAGCGGATGAGGCCGCTGGAGAGCTAGCGGATGAGGCCACCGTAGAGCTGGAGGATGAGGCTGCTGTAGAGATGACGAATGAGGCCGCTGTAGAGCAGATGGATGAGGCGGCTGTAGAGCAGGTGGATGAGGCGGCTGTAGAGCGGGTGGATGAGGCCGCCGTAGAGCAAGTGGATGATGTCGCCATAGAGCTGGCGGATGAAGCCACCGTAGAGCAGGTGGATGAGGTGGCTGTAGAGCCAGTAGATGAGGCCGAAGAGCTGCCTCTGCACATTTGTTTTTCCGTCGGGGATTTGGTCTGGACGAAGGTATCCGGGTATCCCTGGTGGCCTTGCATGGTGACCACAGACCCAGAATGCAACAACCACTTCAAACAGAAAG cAGCCAACAGCAGACTGGGCCTCCTTTACCATGTGCAGTATTTCGGAGACGCTCCAGAGAGAGGCTACATCTTCGAGAAGAATATGGTGTCCTTCACTGGGGAGGATCAATATCAGGAGCTGAGCCAAGGCAACAAACAGCTGGCCTCCCGCGTAATCCACAAAAAG ACGGCTCCCTCTGTGCCCCGCAAACTGAAGGCTCAGTGGAACATGGGCATCATTCAGGCCAAGGAGGCCCTCAGCATGTCACTGGACGAGCGCATGGCAAACTTTGCATTTCTGTACGATGACAACGGGCCTCATCTCAACCCCCGTATCCTGGAGAAGTTAAAACCGGAACCAAGTGAAGAGCAAGCTCAGGAAACGATGTCCAGGCTCAGCCCAGATCTCCCCTTCCTGCTGGCTGACCCTTCTGACGATCCCGCGGCCCCAACTCAGTCCACAGACAGCACTTCATCGGAGGAAGCGGCAGAGGCACCCAGGAAGGAAGTCCAGACGGGAGGATGGCAGAAAAGGGGCAAAATCCATGTGAATGGAGTCCTCTCACAACAGCAATTAAACACAGATTCTCCTGAAGTGGTGCTTCATCAGCAGACAGACTCAAAG GATCCAGCCTCTTGCACACCAGATATTCAGCCTGAATCGGTGATACCtccgaagaagaagaggagagccaGACAAGCTCAGTCTACCACAAAGACCGtgaggagaaggaagaagagtGCAACGGACAGCACCTCGGATCCCATGAAGAAAAGGAAATCCAAGCCGGTTTCTTCGACAGATGATGTTTCCGAGCCAGTCTCACTTCTAGTTTCAGTTCCAG TTGTGAAGAAAAGGCGCAGGAGAAGGACTCCAGAAGAGATGCAGCGTGATGCTGCGG ccaaAAGAGCGCAGAAGTCCACTAAAAGGCCGTTACCAGAGGATACACCCGACCAGGGTCAGCAGCCGAAAAGGAGGCGTAGAACGAGCAAGACTGCTGAGAAAGAG CCTGCAGCGTCAGAGGTAACAGTGAAAAAGAGGAGACGAAGGACGAAAGCCGAGATAGCTGCAGAAGAAATCAAGAAGCAAGGGAAGAGGTCAAAGACTCTCCTCACAG ATGACCAAGGCGCTGAGAAACCAAAGCGTaggaggaaaaggaaacaggatGGAGAGAGCCAGGCCCCGCCCACCAAGGCGAAGAAGAGGCGGTCCTCCCTGTGTCCTGACCCTGAG GGTTCTGGGAGTGAGGAACGTCCTGATTCTCCAAGCGACAGCTTAGACGGGACGAAAAAGGGAGAGCGGAAGAAAGAGTTTGTCTGCCAG ACATGTGAGCAGGCTGGTGAGGACTTGGTCCCCTGTGAAGGCCAGTGCAATGGCATGTTTCATCTCCAATGCCTCGGCGTCTCTTTCATGCCTGAAGACAAGCTGCGGTGTCAGGAGTGCAGCTCAG GAATTCACTCGTGTTTCACCTGCAAGCAGTCAGACGGCACGGTGCGGCGCTGCCACGTTCCACACTGCGGCAAGTTTTACCACGAGGCGTGTATCAGCCCGAACCCGCTCACTGTGTTCGACAACAAGGGCTTCCGTTGCCCGCTTCACGCCTGCCTGAGCTGCCACTACGGCTCCCGCACCAAGAACAGGTCCACTAAAG GAAGGTTGATGCGTTGCCTCCGCTGCCCGGTGGCGTACCACATCGGTGACCAGTGTGTGGCTGCAGGCAGTGAGATGGTCTCGAACACCGCCTTTATCTGCACCAACCACTTCCACGCCAAGAAGGGCTACAGCCACCACAGTCACGTCAACGTCAGCTGGTGCTTCGTCTGCTCCAAAG GAGGACAGCTGCTGTGCTGCGAGTCCTGTCCAGCAGCTTTTCACCCTGACTGCTTGAACATCGCTATGCCTGATGGGAGCTGGTTCTGCAACGACTGTCGGGCGGGAAAGAAACCCAAATACAGAGACATCATCTGGGTCAAACTGGGAACATACAG ATGGTGGCCTGCAGAGATCCACCACCCCAGAAGCATCCCCACCAACATCCAGCACCTTCGACATGAGATCGGAGAGTTCCCAGTGTTCTTCTTCGGCTCCAAAGACTACTTCTGGACCCACCAGGGCCGAGTGTTTCCGTACATGGAGGGAGACAGGGGCAGCAAGCACCAGAGGACCGGCATCGGCAAAGTCTTCAAGAATG CTCTGTTGGAGGCTGAAGCTCGGTTCAAGGAGATCAAAATCAAACGAGAGGCCAAGGAAGCACAAGAATACAGCCGGAAACCACCTCCATATAAATTCATCAAG GTCAACAAACCTGTCGGCAGAGTCCAGGTCTACACCGCTGACATCTCCGAGATCCCCAAGTGTAACTGCAAGCCGTCAGTGGAGAGGCCGTGCGGGTTCGAGTCCGAATGTCTGAACCGCATGCTGCAGTACGAGTGTCACCCTGAGGTGTGTCCCAGCGGGGCGCGCTGCTGCAACCAGGACTTCACCAAGCGTCTCTACCCGGAGACTAAGATCATCAAGACTCCTGGAAAGGGGTGGGGCCTGATCGCTCTCAGGGACATCAAGAAG ggTGAGTTTGTGAACGAGTACATCGGTGAGCTAGTCGACGAGGAGGAGTGTCGGGCGAGGATCAAGTACGCCCATGAAAACAACATCACAGACTTCTACATGCTCACTATCGACAAG GACCGGATCATTGACGCCGGTCCGAAGGGAAACTACTCTCGCTTCATGAATCACAGCTGCCAGCCGAACTGTGAGACGCAGAAGTGGACGGTGAACGGAGACACGCGAGTCGGCCTGTTTGCAGTCTGCGACATCCCCGCAG GTACCGAGCTGACCTTTAATTATAACCTGGATTGCCTCGGGAATGAGAAGACTGTGTGTCGCTGCGGCGCCCCAAACTGCAGCGGCTTTCTTGGTGATCGGCCGAAG CAGAACTCTAATGGCCAAACAGCCGATCCAAAagggaagaggatgaagagaaagTATAAGAGGAGAAAATCTGAGGGGAAGAAGTCTGACGACGAGTGTTTCCGCTGCGGAGACGGAGGGCAGCTGGTGCTCTGTAACAAGAAGGCCTGCACTAAAGCTTATCACCTGTCCTGCTTGAACCTCACCAAGAGACCCTTCG GCCGCTGGGACTGCCCCTGGCACCACTGTGACGTCTGTGGGAAGAACTCCGAGGCCTTCTGCCAGCTCTGCCCCAACTCCTTCTGCAAGGCCCACCAAGAGGGGGCACTGCGTCCCTGGCCTCCCACGGGCCAGCTGTGCTGTCAGGAGCACGAGGAGCTGGAGGGAACCGACACCCGCGATCAGGCGGAGCCGACAGCCGCCATCACTACCATCTCCGGCCGTTCCTCTAAAGGCTCGAAGAAGGGTGGAGCAGGAGAGGCCAAAACAAAGGGCTCCAGGAGGAAAGCTGCAGAGGCCTaa